The Chryseobacterium nakagawai genome has a segment encoding these proteins:
- a CDS encoding helix-turn-helix domain-containing protein, protein MNSFKDSLIEIDTHLLGACLKPATFANFYTHASQNELTNNTIALEKANSFSVDKTLENPFSYFNHFYSDRIKSKNCLLQSELNDIHSTNGTISIYDLAKKNFTTVRQLERNFKKLIGLSPKEYSNIIRFQNALNLIKNPKLNRSLLDIAFECGYYDHSHLSNEFKRNTGLSPSSF, encoded by the coding sequence ATGAATTCTTTTAAAGATAGCTTAATTGAAATCGATACACATTTGTTAGGTGCGTGCCTAAAACCGGCAACTTTTGCTAATTTCTATACCCACGCTTCACAAAATGAGTTGACAAATAATACTATCGCATTAGAAAAAGCGAATTCATTTAGTGTCGATAAAACACTTGAAAATCCATTCTCTTATTTTAACCATTTTTATTCGGATCGGATCAAAAGCAAAAATTGCCTGCTACAATCCGAACTCAATGATATACATTCAACAAACGGAACCATCAGCATTTATGATCTGGCAAAAAAGAATTTTACAACCGTAAGACAGCTGGAGCGGAATTTTAAAAAGCTAATTGGGTTATCGCCAAAAGAATATTCGAACATTATCCGTTTTCAGAATGCTCTGAATTTAATCAAAAATCCGAAGCTAAACCGCAGTTTATTAGATATTGCATTTGAATGTGGATACTACGATCATTCACATCTTAGCAATGAGTTCAAACGCAATACGGGGCTTTCACCATCATCATTTTAA
- a CDS encoding dihydrofolate reductase family protein — protein MRKISLFIAMSLDGYIAKSNDDLSFLKLVEKAGEDYGYEEFTSQIDTIIIGRKTYDYVLSEIGASHYDNGQRDVYVITRTERPQVGRTIFYTGSLTELIDRLKSENGKNIYCDGGAEVINDLLKQGLIDEFTISVIPVLLGDGKRLFKDGRPEQALKFITAKTFETGLTQLHYKRNSKQ, from the coding sequence ATGCGAAAAATATCACTTTTTATTGCAATGAGTTTGGACGGATACATTGCAAAATCAAACGATGATCTGAGTTTCTTGAAACTTGTAGAAAAAGCAGGAGAAGATTATGGGTATGAGGAATTTACCTCCCAAATTGACACCATAATTATCGGAAGGAAGACATATGATTATGTCCTTAGCGAAATTGGGGCGTCTCATTATGACAACGGACAACGAGATGTATATGTCATAACAAGAACTGAGAGACCGCAAGTAGGTAGAACGATTTTCTATACAGGCAGCTTAACAGAATTAATTGACCGTTTGAAATCAGAAAATGGTAAAAATATCTATTGTGATGGTGGCGCAGAAGTAATCAATGACCTATTGAAGCAGGGCTTAATAGATGAATTTACAATCTCGGTAATTCCAGTTTTGTTGGGTGACGGAAAAAGGCTTTTTAAAGATGGAAGACCCGAACAGGCACTTAAATTCATTACAGCAAAAACATTTGAAACTGGTTTGACGCAACTACATTATAAGCGCAATAGCAAACAATAA
- a CDS encoding outer membrane beta-barrel family protein — MKKLSILFALISTTLVCAQTIDKKSSDTLKDHQVKTIQEVIINGKKPIVENKVDKIVYNVANDVTSQSGAAIDVLRKVPQVTVDADGIVELQGNPNVRFLINGKPSSIFGNSLADALASIPASQIKSIEAITSPGSKYDAQGTGGIINIVLNESKVKGINGLITASAGTRFETGSLNLNFRNNNFSLNTFFSGNAQLKSRTPFSQDRISHTATTQTRLLQDGYTDFQRHGYRTGLGFDWTINKTNTLSGSISYNDFANKSIGFINQQQYIADFSNSTDQSIIGYRASDNRSSVNSIDGNLSYRKIFQREGQELTADFVVSYGSPKSNYLQTQSLAAALSPYDGISGRNPGTDTSHNLSVDYVQPINDQITLEMGTKAIFQHITTNTDVNVLDAFSRQYEFDPFQSYRLKYDMGVYAAYVSSSLKLFNNWLDVRAGARYEYTTVKIDYQNTNIPSYSLLVPSFILSHKFDSGETIKLAYTRRVERPEYAELNPFLNFSDPHNITTGNPALKPEIGDNMELGYNKNFENGANLSFTLTERINSQDLKQITTFYPIYTVSGTDYTNVSVTRRDNIGKEYNSGGILSGSVAFLNNKLNLRGNMMVFHRYIVSNYFGNVDMGMRYRLNLNLNYLFPTDFIVEAFGNFNSAAKNIQGKNPQSITYSIAARKQFWNKKASIGITTTNPFNKYIKQATTVETGDYSSSSVRYLPLRSFGISFSYKFGKDFKKEKDISDDYLNAASQGN, encoded by the coding sequence TTGAAAAAACTATCAATTCTTTTCGCTTTAATATCGACAACGTTAGTCTGTGCTCAAACTATAGACAAAAAATCATCTGACACTTTAAAAGACCATCAGGTTAAAACCATTCAGGAAGTTATTATCAATGGAAAAAAACCTATTGTCGAAAATAAAGTTGATAAAATAGTCTACAATGTTGCCAATGACGTAACCTCACAAAGTGGAGCTGCAATTGATGTTTTGAGAAAGGTTCCACAGGTAACGGTGGATGCAGACGGAATTGTGGAGTTACAGGGAAATCCGAATGTCAGATTCCTGATCAACGGAAAACCTTCAAGCATATTTGGGAATAGTCTTGCCGATGCGCTGGCTTCTATTCCTGCAAGTCAGATCAAAAGTATTGAAGCAATAACTAGTCCCGGATCAAAATACGATGCGCAGGGAACTGGCGGAATCATCAATATTGTTCTGAACGAAAGCAAAGTAAAAGGCATCAACGGATTGATCACTGCGTCTGCGGGAACACGTTTTGAAACGGGCTCATTAAATCTGAACTTCAGAAATAATAATTTCAGCTTAAATACCTTTTTCAGCGGAAATGCACAGTTGAAATCCAGAACACCTTTTTCACAAGACAGGATTTCTCATACAGCTACCACTCAAACCCGATTATTGCAGGACGGCTACACCGATTTTCAGAGACACGGTTATCGTACAGGATTGGGCTTTGACTGGACAATCAACAAAACGAACACATTAAGCGGTTCCATTTCTTACAACGATTTTGCCAACAAAAGCATCGGTTTCATTAATCAGCAACAATATATTGCTGATTTTTCTAATTCAACTGACCAGTCGATCATTGGTTACAGAGCTTCAGACAACCGTTCTTCGGTAAATTCTATTGATGGAAATTTGAGCTATCGAAAAATATTCCAAAGAGAAGGACAGGAATTGACAGCAGATTTCGTTGTAAGCTACGGATCACCTAAAAGTAATTATTTACAAACTCAAAGTCTTGCAGCAGCTTTATCTCCTTATGATGGTATTTCGGGGAGAAATCCGGGAACGGATACCAGTCATAATTTGTCGGTCGATTATGTGCAGCCGATCAATGACCAAATTACATTGGAAATGGGTACAAAAGCAATTTTCCAGCACATTACAACAAATACGGATGTGAATGTTTTGGATGCTTTTTCAAGACAATATGAATTTGATCCTTTCCAGTCTTACCGTTTGAAATATGATATGGGAGTTTATGCCGCATATGTTTCCTCTTCATTAAAATTATTTAATAACTGGCTGGATGTAAGAGCAGGGGCACGTTACGAATATACGACGGTAAAAATAGATTATCAGAATACCAATATTCCATCATACAGTTTGCTGGTGCCGTCATTCATTTTGTCTCATAAATTTGACAGTGGCGAAACGATAAAATTAGCCTATACAAGAAGAGTTGAAAGACCGGAATATGCTGAATTGAACCCATTCTTAAATTTCAGCGATCCTCATAATATCACAACAGGAAATCCTGCACTAAAGCCGGAAATAGGGGATAATATGGAATTAGGTTACAATAAGAATTTTGAAAACGGCGCTAACCTTTCATTCACCCTTACAGAAAGGATCAACAGTCAGGATCTGAAACAAATCACTACTTTTTACCCAATTTATACGGTAAGCGGGACAGATTATACAAATGTTTCAGTAACCAGAAGAGATAACATCGGCAAGGAATATAATTCTGGTGGAATATTGTCAGGTTCTGTTGCTTTTTTAAATAATAAATTAAATCTTCGTGGTAATATGATGGTTTTTCACCGATATATTGTCAGTAATTATTTTGGGAACGTTGATATGGGAATGCGTTACCGCCTGAATTTAAATCTGAATTACTTATTTCCAACAGATTTTATCGTAGAAGCATTTGGGAATTTTAATTCTGCGGCGAAAAATATTCAGGGTAAAAATCCACAGTCGATCACTTATAGTATTGCGGCGAGAAAACAGTTCTGGAATAAAAAAGCAAGTATTGGAATTACAACAACCAATCCTTTCAACAAGTATATCAAACAGGCGACAACTGTTGAGACAGGTGATTACAGCTCATCTTCTGTCCGTTATTTACCACTCCGTTCTTTCGGGATCAGTTTCAGTTATAAGTTTGGAAAAGATTTTAAAAAGGAAAAAGATATCAGTGATGATTATTTGAATGCGGCTTCTCAAGGAAATTAG
- a CDS encoding EamA family transporter, with the protein MWFYYALLSAVFAAFTAIFAKMGVSNINSNLATGIRTVIILVLVWSIVFIKGESNDIGSLSKFNLIFLVLSGVATGLSWLFYFKALQIGKVSQVAAVDKLSVAIAIILSIFFFKETLTLKTAIGALLIIGGTILLAFK; encoded by the coding sequence ATGTGGTTCTATTATGCCTTGCTTTCAGCTGTTTTTGCTGCATTCACAGCAATTTTTGCAAAAATGGGAGTATCCAATATCAATTCTAATTTAGCAACTGGAATTAGAACAGTAATTATTTTGGTATTGGTCTGGAGCATTGTTTTTATAAAAGGCGAGTCTAACGATATTGGATCATTATCAAAATTCAATCTTATTTTTCTTGTCCTTTCCGGTGTCGCAACTGGGTTATCCTGGCTGTTTTATTTTAAGGCTTTACAGATAGGCAAAGTTTCGCAAGTCGCGGCGGTAGATAAATTAAGTGTAGCTATTGCTATTATTTTATCAATCTTCTTTTTTAAAGAAACATTAACATTGAAAACTGCGATCGGGGCTTTGTTGATTATCGGCGGAACTATTTTACTTGCGTTTAAATAA
- a CDS encoding phosphatase PAP2 family protein: MSKFTQKTVFSIFILFSTFGKISAQSNDTIQVQETKQDSIVELNTETDHLNYKRLIVPAALIGYGVASLSVKGIKQLNFSTRDEINEHKPDHIRLDNYTQFAPAALVYGLNAFGVEGKHNFRDRSIIYGTSMLITSAFVVPLKHMVKEERPDQSNNLSFPSGHTAIAFASAQFMFREYKDTNFWLGISGYSIAVFTGVYRMLNDKHWVGDVVGGAGFGILSTELAYWLYPKINHLIGGKNQNSATMVMPFYQNKSVGIGFVKTF, encoded by the coding sequence ATGTCAAAATTCACTCAAAAAACAGTTTTTAGCATTTTCATATTATTTTCAACATTTGGAAAAATTTCTGCCCAAAGTAATGATACCATTCAGGTTCAGGAAACAAAGCAAGATAGCATCGTTGAACTGAATACAGAAACAGATCATCTTAATTATAAAAGATTGATTGTTCCTGCGGCCTTAATAGGCTACGGCGTTGCAAGTTTGTCAGTAAAAGGGATTAAACAATTGAATTTCTCTACTAGAGATGAGATCAATGAACACAAACCGGATCACATCAGACTGGATAATTACACCCAATTCGCACCTGCCGCTTTGGTCTATGGATTAAATGCTTTTGGGGTAGAAGGAAAACATAATTTCCGTGACAGAAGTATCATTTACGGAACTTCGATGTTGATTACATCAGCGTTTGTAGTTCCATTAAAGCATATGGTAAAGGAAGAAAGACCGGATCAATCCAATAATCTTTCTTTCCCTTCAGGTCATACAGCGATTGCGTTTGCCTCTGCACAGTTTATGTTCCGAGAGTACAAGGACACCAATTTCTGGCTCGGAATTTCTGGATATTCAATCGCTGTTTTTACGGGAGTTTACAGAATGTTGAATGATAAGCATTGGGTTGGAGATGTCGTTGGCGGAGCCGGATTCGGTATTCTTTCCACGGAACTGGCTTATTGGTTATATCCTAAAATCAATCATTTGATAGGAGGGAAAAATCAAAATTCAGCCACTATGGTAATGCCTTTTTATCAGAATAAAAGTGTAGGGATTGGTTTTGTTAAAACCTTTTAA
- a CDS encoding HD domain-containing protein yields the protein MNSLVEAVRDYVILFLSENLSNELVFHNINHTYEVVAAAREIGSQCDLSDNETLALEVAAWFHDCGYANTYLGHENESKKIAKDFLENYGCENGFISSVLNCIESTKYPPKPSSLIEKVLCDADLYHLTRANYPKYEKALRREFEIFLKLIYTDEEWLKKNCWFLSEHTYYTDFGQEVLSKFKETNIQMHCPK from the coding sequence ATGAATAGTTTAGTAGAAGCTGTACGTGATTATGTGATATTGTTTCTTTCAGAAAATCTTTCGAATGAGCTTGTTTTTCATAACATCAACCATACCTATGAAGTTGTTGCTGCGGCGAGAGAAATTGGCTCTCAATGCGATCTTTCTGACAATGAAACTCTTGCTTTAGAAGTTGCTGCCTGGTTCCACGATTGTGGGTATGCAAACACATATCTCGGTCACGAAAACGAAAGTAAGAAAATAGCCAAGGATTTTTTAGAAAACTATGGATGCGAGAACGGTTTTATCAGTTCAGTTTTAAACTGCATTGAATCCACAAAATATCCGCCCAAACCTTCTTCACTAATCGAAAAAGTGTTATGTGATGCTGATCTGTATCATTTGACAAGAGCGAATTATCCAAAGTATGAAAAGGCATTGAGAAGGGAATTTGAAATATTTCTAAAACTGATCTACACTGACGAGGAATGGCTCAAAAAGAACTGTTGGTTTCTCTCAGAACATACCTATTACACAGATTTTGGTCAAGAAGTTCTTTCGAAGTTTAAAGAGACCAACATTCAGATGCATTGTCCTAAATAA
- a CDS encoding sulfite exporter TauE/SafE family protein, whose amino-acid sequence MILKIVLLFSGTILAFWLSAICGGGASLILVPILNLLLPTSVVPFSLTIGTFTSSASRIAVFKKHINWKIFFWFVPFSIPAVLIGAYLIKYINPNYLQLIVAMFLIANLPQLFKSKNTAEKEEKPYPEYVLAIVGFLAGFVSGMTGAIGLLFNRFYLKFGLKKEEIVATRAANEIFMHLIKLIIYIELGLYSNTALWLGLTIAVATIISSYTVKYILPYLSENIFRKIGYSAMVIAGVTLFAGTSNRIIKQDKITFAAVQKNNQKESIISWRNTDLVLEYTYDEGLEIERPILPEELPDRLMEKYNQLKNKFDTIHIEKVFVFRKEPSYEFYCFRNNLVTKLEMK is encoded by the coding sequence ATGATTTTAAAAATTGTCCTTTTATTTTCGGGAACTATTCTCGCTTTTTGGCTGAGCGCTATATGTGGTGGCGGAGCAAGTCTCATATTAGTTCCGATTCTAAACCTGTTGCTTCCCACCTCTGTCGTACCTTTTTCATTAACAATTGGGACTTTTACAAGTTCTGCATCAAGAATTGCGGTGTTCAAAAAGCACATCAACTGGAAGATATTTTTCTGGTTTGTTCCATTTTCAATCCCTGCGGTTTTAATCGGAGCTTATCTCATTAAATATATAAATCCCAATTATTTACAGCTCATTGTTGCTATGTTTCTTATCGCCAATTTACCTCAATTGTTCAAATCTAAAAATACTGCTGAGAAAGAGGAAAAGCCATATCCGGAATATGTTTTGGCAATTGTTGGCTTTCTGGCAGGTTTTGTATCCGGAATGACTGGTGCAATCGGACTTTTGTTTAATCGGTTTTATTTAAAATTTGGACTCAAAAAAGAAGAAATAGTTGCAACGAGAGCGGCCAATGAAATCTTTATGCATCTAATCAAGTTGATAATTTATATAGAACTGGGATTATATTCAAATACGGCGTTGTGGTTGGGTTTGACGATTGCTGTAGCTACAATAATTTCTTCATATACCGTAAAATATATCCTTCCGTATTTAAGCGAAAACATTTTCAGAAAAATTGGTTACAGTGCAATGGTTATTGCGGGAGTGACATTATTTGCTGGGACCTCCAATAGAATTATCAAACAAGACAAAATTACTTTTGCGGCTGTTCAAAAAAATAACCAAAAAGAATCTATCATTTCCTGGAGGAATACTGACTTGGTTTTGGAATATACTTATGACGAAGGTTTAGAAATAGAAAGGCCTATTCTTCCCGAAGAGTTACCGGATCGACTTATGGAAAAATACAACCAGCTTAAAAACAAGTTTGACACGATTCATATTGAGAAGGTTTTTGTTTTTAGAAAAGAGCCGAGTTACGAATTCTATTGTTTCAGAAATAATCTAGTGACAAAGCTAGAGATGAAATGA
- a CDS encoding phosphatase PAP2 family protein, protein MRLITFLQNNKRLLFRATAGSLLIAFVILSCIVFFLPLEYLDIHISEEIQEKQTPNLNTLMIWLSWFGRTSVSVVMVGITSLIFFILRLKKEAVLMVSTLFSGILGLGLKMLINRPRPSKDLVVLLEETKYQSFPSGHVLFYTVFFGALILIILHLKKIKYKVKLFLIIICLSMIFLGAVSRVYLGAHWFTDVLGGFILGVFCVLIIGYFYVKNDKNIPKA, encoded by the coding sequence ATGAGATTGATAACTTTTCTGCAAAACAACAAAAGGCTTTTATTTCGAGCCACGGCTGGTTCGCTTTTGATTGCATTTGTAATATTAAGCTGTATTGTTTTCTTTCTGCCATTGGAATATTTGGACATCCATATTTCAGAAGAAATACAGGAAAAACAAACTCCTAACCTTAATACACTGATGATTTGGCTGAGCTGGTTTGGCAGAACATCAGTTTCGGTTGTAATGGTCGGTATAACTTCACTTATCTTTTTTATTTTAAGATTAAAAAAAGAAGCTGTTTTGATGGTTTCTACACTTTTTTCCGGAATTTTAGGGTTAGGACTAAAAATGCTGATCAACAGACCACGTCCTTCCAAAGATCTGGTTGTCCTTTTGGAAGAAACAAAATATCAGAGCTTCCCTAGCGGTCACGTTTTGTTTTACACAGTTTTTTTCGGTGCATTGATATTGATCATTCTTCATTTAAAAAAGATTAAGTATAAGGTCAAATTATTTCTGATTATCATTTGTCTTTCGATGATTTTCTTGGGAGCGGTTTCTCGGGTTTATCTCGGCGCGCATTGGTTTACAGATGTTTTGGGTGGATTTATACTAGGCGTTTTTTGCGTCTTGATTATTGGATATTTCTACGTCAAAAATGACAAAAACATTCCAAAAGCGTAA
- a CDS encoding LTA synthase family protein, with product MKKLFNGRFSTLFGVLSLYVFLAFVIRIILLIWSLKDLELNFLHILRAFFTGFVFDLTMGSLFLAFYAFYLLIFTKRWIGSLFDKIFTYFYLSLIFNIIYFSLLAEIPFWDEFGVRFNFIAVDYLIYTYEVVENINQSYPLPVIGVVLVGLIVLTFVLFKKLNIFKKTFSDKNSISNRLFYSLPVLAIAIILGLVMKNKQADFSNNLVVNELGKNGAFSFVTAFKSNELDYETFYPKLPEKEAYSIVKKNLLQENQKYTTAKYDDISRLTTGNNEQKPNIILIAIESFSADFLTEFGNKDHLTPNYEKLSNESIFFTNLYATGTRTVRGMEALTLSVPPTPGNSIVRRPNNQNLFSISTIVKSKDYQPYFIYGGDGYFDNMNTFFGGQGFDIVDRNRGNPLADEIKTQRFAIPDNEVKFENAWGICDEDLYNQSIKYADKSAKANKPFFQFVMTTSNHKPYTFPAGKIDLPQGDRNAAVKYTDYALGKFIADAKTKPWFKNTVFVIVADHCASSAGKWEINIDRHHIPAIIYNLPQQQPTRIDRLTSQIDLMPTLFGYLDWNYNTSLYGKDINQTKVGDERAFIGNYRTLGMLKGNIFTQIDDRKRLKQFGVSGNEKQTLSEIKAENQELASQTISYYQTASVRFKNGKMKVK from the coding sequence ATGAAAAAGTTATTCAATGGCAGATTTTCAACACTGTTTGGCGTTCTGAGTTTATATGTTTTTTTAGCATTTGTAATTAGGATAATACTACTGATCTGGTCTTTAAAAGATCTTGAGCTTAATTTCCTACATATTTTGCGGGCTTTTTTCACAGGGTTCGTTTTTGACCTGACGATGGGTTCCTTATTTTTGGCATTTTACGCCTTTTATCTTTTGATCTTTACGAAAAGATGGATTGGATCTTTGTTCGATAAAATCTTCACCTATTTTTATCTTAGCTTGATTTTCAATATTATTTATTTTAGCCTTTTGGCAGAAATACCTTTTTGGGATGAGTTTGGCGTGAGGTTCAATTTCATTGCTGTAGATTATCTTATTTACACTTATGAAGTTGTCGAAAATATCAATCAGTCTTATCCTTTACCTGTGATTGGAGTTGTTTTGGTAGGATTGATCGTCCTTACATTTGTTTTATTTAAAAAACTGAATATCTTCAAAAAGACTTTTTCTGATAAGAATTCTATCAGTAATCGTTTATTTTATTCACTTCCGGTTTTGGCAATTGCCATTATTTTAGGCTTGGTGATGAAAAACAAGCAGGCGGATTTCAGTAATAATTTGGTGGTAAATGAATTGGGGAAAAACGGTGCTTTTTCTTTTGTAACTGCCTTCAAATCAAACGAGCTTGATTATGAAACCTTCTACCCGAAACTTCCGGAAAAAGAAGCTTATTCAATAGTTAAGAAGAATCTTTTACAGGAAAATCAAAAATATACAACCGCAAAATATGATGATATATCAAGGCTTACCACAGGAAATAATGAACAAAAACCTAATATCATCCTTATTGCCATAGAAAGTTTCAGCGCAGATTTTCTGACAGAATTTGGCAATAAAGATCATCTTACGCCCAACTATGAAAAGTTGTCGAATGAAAGTATTTTCTTTACAAACCTGTATGCAACAGGAACAAGAACCGTTCGCGGGATGGAAGCTTTAACATTATCTGTTCCGCCAACACCGGGAAATAGCATCGTAAGAAGACCTAATAATCAGAATTTATTTTCCATTTCTACAATTGTAAAATCAAAAGATTATCAGCCCTATTTTATTTATGGGGGCGATGGTTATTTTGATAATATGAATACCTTTTTTGGTGGACAGGGATTTGATATTGTTGACAGAAACAGAGGTAATCCTTTAGCGGACGAGATTAAAACACAAAGATTTGCAATTCCTGATAACGAAGTGAAATTTGAAAATGCCTGGGGAATCTGTGATGAAGATCTTTATAATCAATCTATCAAATACGCTGATAAAAGCGCTAAAGCAAACAAACCGTTTTTTCAGTTTGTAATGACCACTTCCAACCACAAACCTTACACTTTCCCAGCAGGAAAGATCGACCTTCCGCAAGGTGATAGAAATGCTGCCGTGAAATATACAGATTATGCTTTAGGAAAGTTCATTGCGGATGCGAAGACAAAACCCTGGTTTAAAAATACCGTATTCGTTATAGTTGCAGACCATTGTGCAAGCAGTGCCGGGAAGTGGGAGATCAATATCGACAGACATCACATTCCTGCAATTATTTATAATCTTCCACAGCAACAACCAACAAGAATTGATCGTTTAACTTCACAGATCGATTTGATGCCGACTTTATTCGGATATCTCGATTGGAATTACAACACAAGTTTGTATGGAAAAGACATCAATCAAACAAAAGTTGGAGATGAAAGAGCTTTTATAGGCAATTACAGAACATTGGGAATGCTGAAAGGAAATATTTTCACACAGATTGACGATAGAAAAAGGTTAAAACAGTTTGGGGTTTCAGGAAATGAAAAACAGACTTTATCAGAAATAAAAGCAGAAAATCAGGAATTGGCCTCTCAAACCATTTCTTATTATCAGACAGCAAGTGTAAGATTCAAAAATGGAAAGATGAAAGTAAAATAG
- a CDS encoding diacylglycerol kinase family protein: MKNINDSFLKGRAKSLKYTFNGAFLLLKTEHSIMTQSFIGVIFVALGFYFKITKVEWMFQIFGFGLILTAESLNTAVEKLCDFVHPEYHKKIGFIKDIASGAMTFAVISVLILLTLIYYPYL, from the coding sequence ATGAAAAATATTAATGACAGTTTTTTGAAAGGAAGAGCAAAAAGCCTTAAATACACATTTAACGGCGCATTTCTGTTGCTGAAAACAGAACATTCGATAATGACACAGTCTTTCATCGGGGTTATTTTCGTCGCTTTAGGCTTCTATTTTAAAATCACAAAAGTTGAGTGGATGTTTCAGATATTTGGCTTTGGACTTATTCTCACGGCAGAAAGCCTTAATACTGCAGTGGAAAAACTCTGCGATTTCGTTCATCCTGAATACCATAAAAAAATTGGTTTTATAAAAGACATTGCTTCCGGAGCGATGACATTTGCTGTGATCTCAGTTTTAATATTACTCACTCTTATCTATTATCCTTACTTATGA
- a CDS encoding sensor histidine kinase yields MKPLLSKTTRPFLIFVMIVLVFSIPVYYFVVDAIWQDELDEHNEIVAEKTGYEFNKMNASIEEIQSSITLWNHIQPGTNIEKITSNHLRKDSLFTAEKYKPFSADPTIERYRCLKKVIYIKKQPYLFTIETNIEETEGTVMIIGLITFFFFLLIVTGLFILNRRLSKTIWKPFRNTLDKLKNFNLNTQTQIEFDKTDTTEFEELNQSLRKLITHNVSVYKSQKEFTENASHELQTPLAILKNKLDLLLQDVNLTERQYDIAEEMNRALTRSSRINKNLLLLAKIDNSQFDNSEIIKLDDLLHQSLDVFNEHFEQKNISVTENISSGIKVNGNSGLTEVLINNLILNAIRHTSRDGAISVKLTNSVFEVANSGTEKLNTDLLFKRFSKLSADNSGSGLGLAIISEICKFHHWTINYKFENNLHIFSVKL; encoded by the coding sequence ATGAAGCCACTATTAAGTAAAACTACCAGACCGTTTTTAATTTTTGTTATGATTGTTCTGGTTTTCAGTATCCCAGTATATTATTTCGTAGTCGATGCAATATGGCAGGATGAACTTGACGAGCACAACGAGATCGTTGCAGAAAAAACAGGCTATGAATTTAACAAAATGAATGCTTCCATAGAAGAAATACAAAGCAGTATTACCTTGTGGAATCATATCCAACCAGGAACCAATATTGAAAAAATAACTTCCAATCATTTAAGGAAAGACTCACTTTTTACAGCTGAAAAATACAAACCTTTTTCTGCGGATCCGACGATCGAACGCTACAGATGTCTTAAAAAGGTCATTTATATAAAAAAACAACCTTATCTTTTTACCATAGAGACCAATATTGAGGAAACGGAAGGCACTGTAATGATCATTGGTCTCATTACATTTTTCTTTTTTCTTTTGATCGTGACAGGGTTGTTTATACTTAACAGGAGATTGTCCAAAACAATCTGGAAACCTTTTAGAAACACACTTGACAAACTGAAGAATTTTAATTTAAACACACAGACGCAGATTGAATTTGACAAGACAGACACTACAGAATTTGAAGAATTAAATCAGTCATTACGAAAATTAATTACTCATAACGTATCCGTTTATAAATCGCAGAAAGAGTTTACAGAAAACGCGTCTCACGAGTTGCAGACTCCGTTGGCCATCTTGAAAAATAAGCTTGATCTTTTGTTACAAGATGTAAACCTTACCGAAAGGCAATATGATATTGCAGAAGAAATGAACCGGGCTCTAACAAGAAGTTCAAGAATTAATAAGAACCTTTTGTTATTAGCAAAAATAGATAACAGCCAATTCGATAATTCTGAAATCATTAAGCTGGACGATCTATTGCACCAAAGTCTTGATGTCTTTAATGAACATTTTGAACAAAAGAATATTTCTGTTACAGAAAATATTTCTTCAGGCATTAAAGTAAATGGAAACAGCGGGCTGACTGAAGTTCTTATCAATAACCTAATTTTGAATGCTATCCGTCATACTTCACGTGACGGAGCAATATCGGTGAAGTTGACAAATTCAGTATTTGAAGTTGCCAATTCCGGAACTGAAAAATTAAATACAGATCTATTATTCAAAAGATTTTCGAAGCTTTCTGCTGACAATAGCGGAAGTGGTTTAGGACTAGCCATCATCAGTGAGATTTGCAAATTCCACCACTGGACAATCAATTATAAATTTGAAAATAATTTGCACATTTTTTCTGTAAAACTATAA